A stretch of DNA from Anaerobacillus isosaccharinicus:
GGTTCTGTTTCTTTTGTGACCTTGTTCGTTGCTTACTTTAACTTTCTAAGACCACATTCAGCATTGGAAGGAAAAGTACCAGTAACACTTCCTGAGCTAGAAAAGCTTCCAAACATGCCAGCTAGATGGACAACTCTTATTGGTCTTGCCCAGGACTGGATAAGTAAGCAAACTGCCTAACTTTTGTTTAACTGAGCCCTTTCTAGCCATCGGCGGAGCGTACTCTTGACAAACCGAACTTGCCAATGGTTTAAAATGGAAATACCAAGGGCTTATTTAGCTATGCCTTCTTTTGTCCTCTTCGCCCTTGTTAAACCTCTCGCTAAACCATTGGCGTGTTTGTCAAGAGCGATGGCGGGAGCTACCACCAGATTAATTGGTAGAAAGTGTCATCAGCCTTTAGTTTTCATAGAACTTTTGACACTACCCCATTTTTTTCAGTTTATTTTCTCTCACTAAAACTTATGGTTTCATAAATGAAATAAATATTCTAAAACCTTTTGATTGATCAAAATTCACTATTCCATTTAGTGATGCAACCCGTTGCTTTATACTTTCAAGACCCATTCCTTTAAAATTACTAGGGTCCAATTTTTTATTCCCATTATCAAATATAATAAGCTGATAAAGCTTTGGGTGTTCAAATAGACTAATAGAAACCAAGTCGCCATTAGAGTGCCTCATAACATTTGATAGCGCCTCTTTTATAATGCTTATAATGGCGTATTTAGCCTTGGTAGGCATATCTCCTGTTATTTCGTAATTAAAGGTTATTTTACAAAACGTGAAATTTTTGATTAATTTATTTATCTCACCGTAAAGGTCAATGGAATGGTCATGTAAGTTATGCACACTTTCTCTTATCGAATTCATACCTTCATTTAAAGTATCCTTCACCACTTCAAGGTTTTTTACAGTGTTCTCATCTTTACTTACAGCTATGACGGCTCCAATTTGTAAAATCGAGCTGGAAAGAAGATGCCCAACATTATCATGTATTTCTCGTGCAATCCTATTTCTTTCGTTTAACGTCGCAAGGTTAACCTCTAAATCTTGTTTACTAACTAACTCATTTATTTTTTCTTCAAGGGAAATGGAAAGCTCTGTTAGTGAGTCCCTTTGGTTTATATAATCTTCGCGAAGTTTTTTTTCATTAGTTTCTCTTAATCTTAAAAGGTATACAATTGCACTTATAACTATTAAAACACCCATAACTCCAGAAGAAAACTTGCTAAGGTGTAAGGCGTATGGGATTAACGCTAACAGTATGATCAATTGGTTTTTAGTTCTAAGTAGGTCATAGCTTATTAACGGTAAAAAGAAAACAAATGGAACATAAAACCCTGATAATAGTAAAGATCCAATAAATAATCCTTTTGCCAATTTTTCATTATTAAAATATTCTAATAGCCCGCTGATAGCAATGGCTAATGCCATGGCAATAACCCCTTCATACGGAGTAAACTCTAACAAAAGAAGCCCACACGTTCCCACAAAAATAATCAACTTATTTAATACATTGCCCATAACTCTCCTCCCATTCCTAATTTTAGCATAACAAATCCTTTCATTATAAGAAAAAAATGACAATTGTCACTTTAATCTAATGACAATTTTCACTGACCTCTGCTTACCATTGCTATTACTATAGAATTATAAAGAAAAGGATAAGGAAAGGGAGATAAATATGATCGTAAAAATTGAAAATCTAGTTAAAAGATATGGGGACTTAATCGTTCTTGACCATTTGAATATTGAAATAAATGAAGGTGAAATCTTTGGCCTCTTAGGACCTAATGGCTCAGGGAAAACAACGGCTATAAATTGCCTACTTTCTTTACTAAAATTTGATAAAGGTAACATTGAAATCTTTGGGAAAGAGATGAAGCCAACCGCATATGACATAAAGCAAAACATTGGTATCGTCATGCAAAACGTAGCAGTTTTCGACGAACTAACAGTTTATGAAAATATTGATTACTTCTGTGGTCTTTATGTAAAAGACAAAAAAGAACGTAAAGAGTTAGTAGAACAGGCGATTGATTTTGTAGCTTTAAAAGACTTTGTAAAATTTTACCCCAAAAAATTAAGTGGTGGTCTTTTAAGAAGACTTAACATTGCCTGTGGAATTGCTCACAAACCAAAACTCATTATTTTAGATGAGCCAACAGTTGCCGTTGACCCTCAAAGTAGGAACAATATTTTAGAAGGAATTAAAAGGTTAAATGCAGAGGGTGCAACGATTATCTATACCTCTCATTATATGGAAGAAATTGAACAGCTTTGTTCAAGGCTAGCGATATTAGATAAAGGTAAGGTAATTGCATCGGGTACAAAGGAAGAAGTGAAAGGAATGATTGCACTTGGTGAGAAGATCGTCGTAGAAACATTTAATATAAATGAAGATCACCTAGCTATAATACGAGAAATACCTAATGTGATTGATGTTGAATTAAAAGAGAACACCTTAACGATTAGGCAAAAAAGTGGTGCAAGCAATCTTGTAAATATAATGAGTTTTATTACTGATAATGATATAAGCTACGGTAAGATCTATTCGGAGTTACCAACACTAAATGATGTATTCCTTGAAATAACAGGAAAAGAATTAAGAGATTAGGAGGTCTACTATGTCATTTCTCATTTTTAAATATAGCTTTAAGTCTTTACTTAAAGATAAGATGGCTTTATTCTGGATGCTTAGCTTCCCTCTTATTTTAGCAACATTTTTTAATTTAGCCTTCTCAAATCTAATGTCAAATGAAAGCTTTGAAAAAGTCAAAATTGCCATCACAACGGATTATCCTATGCCAGAAGGTCTTGACGATGCTATGAATGAAAGCAATCTTTTTGACCTATCTTACACAACTGAAACAGAAGCAAAAGAGCTTTTGTCAGATAAAAAAATAACAGGCTATATTAAAAACTCTAATGAGCTTGAACTTGTAATTTTAAGTTCTGGTCTTAACCAGTCGATAGCTAAAGTTTTTTTAGACAACTATATTCAAGTTTCAACAACCATTTATAGCATCATTGACGGAAATCCTCAATTAATTCAAATGGGTTTTCTAGAAAATGTAAGTTTTAACGAAAAGTTTACAGAGGATACTCCTGCAAGTAACTCAATGAACGTGATTGTTATCTATTATTTTGCACTACTTGCAATGACCTGCCTTTTCTCAGCCCTATCAGGCTGCTATGCTACTTCATTAGTTCAGGCTAATCAATCTACACTTGCAGCAAGAATTAATGTTGCACCTACACAAAAATTAAAGGCATTTCTATCAATGATCTTAGCTTCTATATGTTTTCAGTTTCTATCAGCCATTATTGCCATTACGTATATTACACAAGTCTTAAAGGTAGATTTTGGCGATAGAATTATATATATTGGAATACTGTGTTTAGTAGGGTGTTTTACTGGAACTATGTTCGGTGCTTTATTCGGAATTCTTGTAAAATTAAAGGCGGAAGTTAAGGATATGTTATTGTCTAATATCGTTATCGTTTTGTGTTTTTTATCTGGTTTAATGGTTTTACAAATCAAATATATTATCCAGGAAAAGGTCCCACTCCTCGCCTATATTAATCCTGCAAATCAAATTACAGATGGACTGTATGCCCTATACTATTATGAAACTTTAGATAGGTACTTCCTAAACCTTACTTTGCTAGGTAGCCTAGGAGTATTCTTTTGTACTATTACCGTAATGGTTTTAAGGAGGCAAAAATATGCAAGTATTTAAAGCATTTAGTAAAATCGTACCGAAAAAATTTCTTGGTGTTTTTATTATCTATACTATTATTTTTGTTGGGCTTGCGACCTTTTTTTCAAAAAGTGGTTTAACACCTTTGGAAGATGCCTTTGAACTTTCAAAAGTTAAGGTTTCTGTTATAAATCAAGACAATACTGCACTAGCAAATGGTTTAGAAAACTATATTAACGAGATCGCAAGACCTGTAGAAATTGAACTAGCTGAGGAAAGTATAAAGGATGCACTCTTCTTTCGACAAACAGAATTAGTCGTAACTATTCCTAAAGGTTTTCAAGAAAGCTTTACTTTGGCAAATGATAAAAATATCAAAACTATGTCTGTACCGGATTCCATAAGTTCAGCATATGCAAAGACACTTATTAATAGATACTTAAATACTACTAGAATATATATTACAGCATATCCTGAAATCTCTTTTGAAGAAGTACACAAGAAAGTACTAACAGACATTTCAACAGAAGTAAATGTTTCTTTCCTTGACAAAATAGCTAGTAATAACATGTCTACCCTCAATTTATATTTTAACTTTTTAGCTTATATACTCAACTTTCGCACCAATAAAGTAGGTGATCCACGTTGATTGTTAAAGGCCTGCGGCCTTTTCATTATGTTACTTGACAATGTTAATGAAAAATGAAAAACACCTCGTTCTTTTGGTATAGTGTAATTGACTAGAAAACACTACCATACAGAAGAGGTGCTCCCTATATGATAGACCAAAATAGCCAATACAATCAACTGCCAAATGAACTTGATTCTGTTTTTTCTGAGCTGGAAATGTCTAAACATCTACGCAAGGCTGGAATTAAAAAGTCCTTTGGTTTCAGCTGTTCTTACTTATTTCAACTCATTTTTTGTTTGATATTTCAACATAAAAATTGGTACACCCTTCTTGATTCAAAGAAGGCAGATAAGTTTCCTGCCAAGGATTCTGTCTATCGTTTTTTAAATCAATCAACATTTAATTGGCGCCGTTTCTTACTGCTATTAAGCACCTTTACAATTAAGAAAGTGAGTCGCCTTACTGACAAAAGTCGTCCAAAAGTGTTCGTTTTTGATGATTCTGCTTATGATCGAAATCGTAGTAAAAAGGTTGAATTACTTGCACGTTGTTTTGACCATGCCTCTCTTAAAATGCGTTTCTATAAGGGGTTCCGTATGTTGACTATGGGGTGGTCTGACGGGCATACATTTATGCCGATTGACTTTTCCTTGGTCAGTTCCAAAACGTCACAAATCAATGGAATCTCCGAACATATAGACAAACGCACATGCGGTTATAAACGTCGGGAAAATGCCCTACAAACTTTGCCTGAACAAATCCCAGACATGATCAGACGTGCGTTAGATAGTGGAATAGAAGCCAGTTATGTCCTCATGGATTCTTGGTTTACTTTGCCACCACTTGTCAAAAACATTGTTGATCAAGGATTAGACGTGATTGGCATGGTCAAAGAAACAAAACAGCGTTACAACGTAAGCGGAGAAATGGTTTCATTAAAACAGCTTTACCGCCTAGCTGGACCCGTTCAATCAAGGAAAGGAATACTTCGTTCCATTCATACAACTATGGCTAATGGAACACCAATTAAAGTTGTATTTATTCGAAATAGAAACAAGAAAAGCGAATGGCTAGCCATCCTCAGCACCGATCGCACTCTTTCCGAACAAGAAATCGTTCGAATCTATGGAATGCGTTGGGATATTGAGGTTTTCTTTAAGACGGCCAAATCACTCTTAAAACTTGAAAAAGAGTTTCAAAGCCGTTCATATGATGCGCTTATAAGCCATACAACTATTGTCTTTGCTCGTTTTATCGTGCTATCTTGGCAAAACCGCTGTAACACCGACCAACGTACGATTGGAGGTCTTTTTTACGAGCTATGTGACGAAGTCAATGAACTTGATTGGGCTGTTGCTTTACAGCAGCTAATCGAGCTTCTTCAAGATGCGCTTGAACAAACAAATAAGAAAATCAAAAAGTTAATACAAAGTCAACTGGAGCAGTGGATCTCAGGCCTACCTAATTATATCAAGGCTTATTTGCCGATTTCACTCTGCGAAAGTTGAGTTATATATTATTAGCTATGCTCATATCGATGGTGGGGCGTATCATGTTAATCTTCAATCATAAAGAAATCAAAATGCGTAACCATTGCGCACCTATTAGTATAAATAATTATAATTTTCAGCTAATAGTTGGTAATCTAACACTCGCCTTTATTATCTGGTTTATCTTTGTCGTAATGGCATTTGTTATTAATGCGGGTACTTTAAACCAAACAGGATCATTTTTATATATAGTTAACTCATTCGTTTTTACAATTGTCTGTTTGAGCATCAGCTTTTTGGTTGCTACTTTTGCAACTAAAAATTCGATTGATCCTATAGGAAACTCTCTAACCCTTGGATTAGCATTTTTAAGCGGTTCCTTTGTACCACAAGCTCTTTTAAGCGATACCCTCCAAACCATCGGAATTTTCAACCCGGTATTTTGGTATGTAAAGGTTAATAATTCTATAGGAGGTATCACTAGTATTACTCAATTTTCACTCGAACCAGTCATTTATGGCATACTCGTTCAGTTAGCTTTTAGTGTTGCTTTCCTTGCGATCGCTTTAGTCGTAATTAAACAAAGACGATTTGCTCATCAGTAAAAAATAGTATCTATACGAGTGAATTTCATAATTACCAAAATTGAGCCATATCAAACTACTTAATGACGAAAATCTGGAATTATGAAATTCATTGATACTTGAGTGAATTTCATAATTACCTAAAACGAGTCACATGAAGCAATATATAGTTTGCGAATGGTTTTGTCGCAACTATATATTGATCTTAGTGACGAAAATAAGGAATTATGAAATTCATACACTTAACGACCTTTTTTAACGATGAGTTTTTTAGAAACAAGGGGCTGAACTTTAGAATAGAGTTAGGCCACCTGTAAAGGGGAGTAAAAATGGTGAACTTTAGAAGAGTGTTGTGTTGTTTGTTAATGTTGAGTTTTCTACTACATCCAATTATAAATACTAAACTTGCGTCTGCTTCTCCGATAAAACTAGATGCGACTGATGTGGAAGAGTTTTTCGATACGATCATCAATGCTCAAATTGAAGAGATTAATATTCCAAACTTAACTGTTTCCGTTGTCTCTCATGGAGAAGTCATTTTTGCAAAAGGGTATGGGTATGCTGATTATGAAGCTATGACACCAGTAGATCCTGAAAAAACTCTTTTTCGAATTGGTTCTACATCAAAGCTGCTTACTTGGACCGCTATTATGCAACTGGTTGAACAAGGAAAAGTTGATTTAGATACTGATATTAACGAGTACCTAGACTTTGAGATTCCTAATACGCTGGAATACAAGGGATGGAACTCTCAAGTGGCGCCGATTACGATTAGACACTTGATGAGTCATACACCGGGATTTGAAGATTATATGACAGATGTTTTTTCGATTTCTGAAGATAGTTTAATTCCTCTTAGCCAATATGTTCGTGAACAAAGACCTATGATCGTTTTTGCACCTGGTGAAGTGACTGCCTATTCCAATTATGGAACGAATTTAGCAGGGTATATTGTCGAGGTTGTCTCAGGAATTCCGTTTGCACAATATATTGAGGAAAATATATATCAACAACTAGGGATGGAAAATAGTACGTTCCATCAGCCACTACCAAATCGTTTAGCTGATCAAATGTCTATTCCTTACCGCTATGTAGATGGAGAGTTTTTAAAAGCGAAATTTGAATTTTTTTCTGAGCCAGCAGGCAGTATGAGTAGTAGTGCATTAGATATGGCAAAATTTATGTTGGCGTATCTTCAAGGAGGTAATTATAAAGGAGAAAAGATTTTAAAAGAAGAAACGGTTCAGAGAATGTTTTCTGAGCAGGAAAGTCAGCATCCTCGTCTAAAAGGCATCGCCCATGGTTTTATGACAGCAAACATGAATGGAAAAGAGATATTCCAACATGCTGGAGGAACGATGCTTTATGGCACACTTCTCTCTTTAATACCTGAAGAAGAAGTTGGTTTCTTTATCTCCCATAGTGGTGGCAATCATTTTGTAAACGGCGATATTTTTGCAGCTTTTATAGACCGTTATTTTTCTTCAGAAAAAGTAGCTCCATCAGCACCTGAACCGACGGTAAATATGGAACAAAGATCTAAACAATTTGTCGGCGAATATTACCAAAATAGACGCTCATTTACGACTGTTGATGCGTTTTTGAGCTTAATGATGGGGATCATTCGAGTGAGTGTCGATGACGAAGGGTATTTATTAGCGAATCATTTAGGAGTCACAAATCGCTTCGTAGAAGTAGAGCCAGGTGTTTACTATAATTTGAGTGAAGAGCGAAGCGACGATTATTGGGGAGATTTCAGTACGATTGCCTTTGGTACAGATTCGCACGGCAGAACAATGCTTATGACGGATGGGCCAATGAGTTACTCA
This window harbors:
- a CDS encoding sensor histidine kinase; its protein translation is MALAIAISGLLEYFNNEKLAKGLFIGSLLLSGFYVPFVFFLPLISYDLLRTKNQLIILLALIPYALHLSKFSSGVMGVLIVISAIVYLLRLRETNEKKLREDYINQRDSLTELSISLEEKINELVSKQDLEVNLATLNERNRIAREIHDNVGHLLSSSILQIGAVIAVSKDENTVKNLEVVKDTLNEGMNSIRESVHNLHDHSIDLYGEINKLIKNFTFCKITFNYEITGDMPTKAKYAIISIIKEALSNVMRHSNGDLVSISLFEHPKLYQLIIFDNGNKKLDPSNFKGMGLESIKQRVASLNGIVNFDQSKGFRIFISFMKP
- a CDS encoding ABC transporter permease; this encodes MLISMVGRIMLIFNHKEIKMRNHCAPISINNYNFQLIVGNLTLAFIIWFIFVVMAFVINAGTLNQTGSFLYIVNSFVFTIVCLSISFLVATFATKNSIDPIGNSLTLGLAFLSGSFVPQALLSDTLQTIGIFNPVFWYVKVNNSIGGITSITQFSLEPVIYGILVQLAFSVAFLAIALVVIKQRRFAHQ
- a CDS encoding transposase, with translation MIDQNSQYNQLPNELDSVFSELEMSKHLRKAGIKKSFGFSCSYLFQLIFCLIFQHKNWYTLLDSKKADKFPAKDSVYRFLNQSTFNWRRFLLLLSTFTIKKVSRLTDKSRPKVFVFDDSAYDRNRSKKVELLARCFDHASLKMRFYKGFRMLTMGWSDGHTFMPIDFSLVSSKTSQINGISEHIDKRTCGYKRRENALQTLPEQIPDMIRRALDSGIEASYVLMDSWFTLPPLVKNIVDQGLDVIGMVKETKQRYNVSGEMVSLKQLYRLAGPVQSRKGILRSIHTTMANGTPIKVVFIRNRNKKSEWLAILSTDRTLSEQEIVRIYGMRWDIEVFFKTAKSLLKLEKEFQSRSYDALISHTTIVFARFIVLSWQNRCNTDQRTIGGLFYELCDEVNELDWAVALQQLIELLQDALEQTNKKIKKLIQSQLEQWISGLPNYIKAYLPISLCES
- a CDS encoding serine hydrolase domain-containing protein, which encodes MVNFRRVLCCLLMLSFLLHPIINTKLASASPIKLDATDVEEFFDTIINAQIEEINIPNLTVSVVSHGEVIFAKGYGYADYEAMTPVDPEKTLFRIGSTSKLLTWTAIMQLVEQGKVDLDTDINEYLDFEIPNTLEYKGWNSQVAPITIRHLMSHTPGFEDYMTDVFSISEDSLIPLSQYVREQRPMIVFAPGEVTAYSNYGTNLAGYIVEVVSGIPFAQYIEENIYQQLGMENSTFHQPLPNRLADQMSIPYRYVDGEFLKAKFEFFSEPAGSMSSSALDMAKFMLAYLQGGNYKGEKILKEETVQRMFSEQESQHPRLKGIAHGFMTANMNGKEIFQHAGGTMLYGTLLSLIPEEEVGFFISHSGGNHFVNGDIFAAFIDRYFSSEKVAPSAPEPTVNMEQRSKQFVGEYYQNRRSFTTVDAFLSLMMGIIRVSVDDEGYLLANHLGVTNRFVEVEPGVYYNLSEERSDDYWGDFSTIAFGTDSHGRTMLMTDGPMSYSKAAWYESSGFTFLMLISSLLFIIGSLLYWGIKAFVHKKRGTIVLEVSEGSRWASRLATFQGVLTFIFLVNFLGNGQTDPVYGLPKSAFIEPSSFSVILDIIVSYGIVLVAGTVLVFSVIAWVKGYWKLAGKLHYTMFAMFSAALSWIFYYWNVF
- a CDS encoding ABC transporter permease, which gives rise to MSFLIFKYSFKSLLKDKMALFWMLSFPLILATFFNLAFSNLMSNESFEKVKIAITTDYPMPEGLDDAMNESNLFDLSYTTETEAKELLSDKKITGYIKNSNELELVILSSGLNQSIAKVFLDNYIQVSTTIYSIIDGNPQLIQMGFLENVSFNEKFTEDTPASNSMNVIVIYYFALLAMTCLFSALSGCYATSLVQANQSTLAARINVAPTQKLKAFLSMILASICFQFLSAIIAITYITQVLKVDFGDRIIYIGILCLVGCFTGTMFGALFGILVKLKAEVKDMLLSNIVIVLCFLSGLMVLQIKYIIQEKVPLLAYINPANQITDGLYALYYYETLDRYFLNLTLLGSLGVFFCTITVMVLRRQKYASI
- a CDS encoding ABC transporter ATP-binding protein, with the translated sequence MIVKIENLVKRYGDLIVLDHLNIEINEGEIFGLLGPNGSGKTTAINCLLSLLKFDKGNIEIFGKEMKPTAYDIKQNIGIVMQNVAVFDELTVYENIDYFCGLYVKDKKERKELVEQAIDFVALKDFVKFYPKKLSGGLLRRLNIACGIAHKPKLIILDEPTVAVDPQSRNNILEGIKRLNAEGATIIYTSHYMEEIEQLCSRLAILDKGKVIASGTKEEVKGMIALGEKIVVETFNINEDHLAIIREIPNVIDVELKENTLTIRQKSGASNLVNIMSFITDNDISYGKIYSELPTLNDVFLEITGKELRD